TTGCAGGGagaattaacttatttttaatattgagtATGCTTATCCAAGAGCAAAATAATATTTGTccatttattcaaattatttagaAGCATCATAGTTTTAACATATGGGCCTTGCACATATCTTAAATTTATCTGTAGGCATTTTAGGTTGTTCAGTTGTTCTTGTGAATGGGATCTTTTTCTCCAAATAGGATTATTGTTGATATCTGTTGATTATGTTAACTTTGTAGCTTCTTACTTTACTGAACTGTCTTCTTAGATCTAATAATCTTTTCAATTTCATCATATATTTCTCATTCCTATTTTATTTGGGGGTTTTAGGGCAGAAGTATTAAGGGGAtaagagagacaaaagaaaatttggaaaaacaaTTCATTTTACCTTACATTGCTTGTGATTACTACCACACTATTACTGGATTGGAAAAAATTGTGAAATTACAAGGTGCCTAATAGGTACCTAAGTGTTCACTTAATGAATTGTAATGATTATTGGAATTTCTCTTTCAGTGAGAAGCTCTTCATGGAGATGGCAGAGCTCATGGTCTCAGATGGCTGGAAGGATGCAGGTTATGAGTACCTCTGCATTGATGACTGTTGGATGGCTCCCCAAAGAGATTTAGAAGGCAGACTTCAGGCAGACCCTCAGCGCTTTCCTCATGGGATTCGCCAGCTAGCTAATTATGTGAGTTTATAGATAATGTTCTTTTTCATTCAGAGAACTGTAAGCACTTCTGTACAGAAGCTTGCTTAGAAACAGCcctcatggccgggcgcagtggctcatacctgtaatcccagcactttgggaggccgagacaggtggatcacctgaggtcaagagttcgagaccagcctggccaacatggtgaaaccccgactctactaaaaatacaaaaaattagctgggcatggtgatggacgcctgtaaccccagctactcgggtggctgaggcaggagaatcgcttgaacccaggaggtggaggtttcggtgagccgatatcgcaccattgcactctagcctgggcaacaaaagcgaaactccatctcaaaaaaaaaaaaaaaaaaaaaaacaagaaaagaaaaaaaaaagaaacaaccctcATGACACTTAGAAAGTAGAATAGCTGGCTGTTATCTGAACATCGAATTGTAAGGCTTATCATGTGGACTTTGCATGCCATCAgcagacagtttttttttttgagacggaatctcattctgtctcccaggctggagtgcagtggcgtgatctcggctcactacaagctccgcctcccaggttcacaccattctcctgcctcagcctcccgagtacctgggacaacaggcgcccgccaccacgcccagctaattttttgtatttttagtagagatggggtttcactgtgttagccaagatggtctcgatctcctgaccttgtgatccgcctgcctcaacctcccaaagtgctgggattacaggcgtgagccactgcgcccggcctacaaatGTTTTGCAATAGCTGTTGAGGCCCATCTTGGAGTTCTCCTTTTGCTAAAACGACTGAACTCTCTAGGAGGAAAAAGGAACTTGGTTCTTGACATAAGCGTGCATGCATTTCCATATAACCTTTGGGAAGCTATTGCAATGGTACTATAAACTAGAATTTTAGAAGATAGAAGGAAAATATTCTGGAGATCATTGAAGAGAAATAGAGTCCAACACTAGTTAAAGATGATGAAgacattggccgggcacggtggctcaagcctgtaatcccagcactttgggaggccgagacgggcggatcacaaggtcaggagatcgagaccatcctggctaacccggtgaaaccccgtctctactaaaaaatacaaaaaactagccgggtgaggtggcgggcacctgtagtcccagctgctcgggaggctgaggcaggagaatggcgtaaacccgggaggcggagcttgcagtgagctgagatccggccactgaactctagtctccaaaaaaaaaaaaaaaaaaaaaaaaaaaaaaaaaaagatgatgaagacagatttttttttttttttgacagactcttgctctgtcacccaggctggagtgcagtggcacaatctcacctcactgcaaccctccacctcttgggttcaagtgattctcctgcctcagtctcccaagtagctgggactataggcgcacaccaccaagcccggctaatttttgtatttttagtagagacggggtttcaccatattggccaggctggtcttgaactcctgaccttgtgatccgcccacctcggcctaccaaagtgctgggatttcaggcataagccaccacgcccagccgatgaAGACAGATTTTATTCAGTACTACCACAGTAGAGGAAAGAGCCAAGTTCAATTCCAAATACAATAAAGACAGGTGGAGATTTGTAGCCAATGAGCAGATTGAGGGGGTCAGTGGATGGAATATGTAAGAAGACATCAAGGGTAGGGAGCTTCTTGCTAAAGGCAGACCGTGAGCTTAAACATGAAGGGTGGGGAATGAGGGAAATTGATCAGATATCAATGGTGGCAGTAATaacttagcaggattcttgctaaggGGGCTTGCTAGGACAGAcataggaagccaaggtggaggTCTAGTCGAAAAGAAGGCTCATCAGAGAAGTCTAACCAAAGTTTCGTCAAGGAGAGTCTTTGCCAAGGTAAATCTATCATTGCCCTCAAAAGGTAACTTTCAGGATCCCATCAGGAAGATTAGCATGGCTGCTAGCTTTCTCCTCAGTTCTGGGCTATAGCTCACACGCATAGTTTGAACTAGCGCAGCAGAACTGGGGGATTTATTCTTTGTCTGCCAACAAACTCATCTGGGTGATTTTGGGGGTTTGTGGGAAAAAGCTCCCAATACCTGGTGAAGTCACCTTGTCTCTTCCCCCAGCCTGGAATGGTTCTCTCTTTCTGCTACCTCATGATTGTGCTTCTACGATGGTgactcttttcctccctctcattTCAGGTTCACAGCAAAGGACTGAAGCTAGGGATTTATGCAGATGTTGGAAATAAAACCTGCGCAGGCTTCCCTGGGAGTTTTGGATACTATGACATTGATGCCCAGACCTTTGCTGACTGGGGAGTAGATCTGCTGAAATTTGATGGTTGTTACTGTGACAGTTTGGAAAAGTTGGCAGATGGTATGTTTCATTCCAGAGATTTAGCCACAAAGGAAAGAACTTTGAGGCCAAGGTAGCTGAGCCAAAGAACCAATCTTCAGAATTTTAAATACCCTGTCACAATACTGGAAGTAATTATTCTCCATGTGCCAGAGCTCCCATCTCTTCTCTttcagttaattaattaattaattcatgtaAAATCCACACATGCCTAACCATAGCTAATATTGTGCACTTATAATTCAAGAGGGCTCTAAGAGTTAATTAGTGATTGTAACTCTCTATAACACCATTTAGGAGAGTCCAGGTTGTCAGTTGGTCACAAAGAAAGAAGCATCTTCATTCCTGCCTTTCCTCAATATACACACCATCTCTGCACTACTTCCTCAGAacaatcccagcagtctgggaggtaCTTTACATAATTTAAGCATGAGCAACTGCCTGTCCCTGCTGCTAGTTTAAACATGAACCTTCCAGGTAGCCTCTTCTTAAAATATACAGCCCCATctggatgtgatggctcatgcctgtaatcccagcactttgggaggctgaggcaggtggatcacttgaggtcaggagttcgagaccaccgtggccaacatggtgaaaccccgtctctactaaaaatacaaaaattagctgagtttggtggcacatgtctgtaatcccagctacttgggaagctgagacaggagaatcacttgaacccaggaaacagaggttgcagtgagccaagatcgcaccactgcactccagcctggacgacagagtgaactccgtctcaaaaaataaaaattatatatatatatatatatatatatatatatatatatatatataaccccAGCTGGAAATTCATTTCTTTCCCTTATTTCACCCATTGTTTTCTCATACAGGTTATAAGCACATGTCCTTGGCCCTGAATAGGACTGGCAGAAGCATTGTGTACTCCTGTGAGTGGCCTCTTTATATGTGGCCCTTTCAAAAGGTGAGATAGTGAGCCCAGAATCCAATAGAACTGTGCTGATAGATAGAACTTGACAACAAAGGAAACCAAGGTCTCCTTTAAACTCCAACATTACTTAATATCATCCTACCATCTCTCCCAGGTTCCAACCACTTCTCACCATCTGCACTGTTATAATTATAGTCTAAGCTACCATCACCTGGAAAGTCATCCTTGTGTCTTCCCCTTTATTTCACCATTCATGTCCTGTCTATCAACAGTCCTTCTACCAGTATCTCTAAAATATCTCCTGAATCAGCCCACTTTCTTCCATCTCCACTACATGCACCCTGGCCTTCCAAGCTACTATCGGCTCTCACCCAGACTGCTGTGACAGCCTGATCTCTCTGCTTCCACTCTGTCCCAACCCCCATCTATTTTCCAAGCAGCACTAGAGTtatcttattaaaaatgtaaatatcagttgttttttttttttttaagaaaaaacccTGAGACTTAGCAgagttataaaaaatataaatggcatCATCAGttccctgcttaaaacccttaACTGGCTTCCAATTGCACTTGGAATGAAACCAAACCGCACTGATCCAGCCCTTGCCTGCCTCCCCAATGTCCAAGGGGTCATGGCTCTTTCCCTGGCTACACTGGTTTTCTTTCTGTCCCTCAACACTGCAAGCCTATTGCTGCCCCAGAGCCTTTACACTTGCTTTTTTTCTGCCTGAAACAGTTcttccccaaatatttttaaagggccGGGCTCCTTAACATTGAAGTCTCAGACCAAATGCCACATATGCAGACAGTTCTTCTCTACTTTAAAATAGCCCTCTGTCCATTCATTCTTTATCACATTAACCTGTTTAATTTCCTTCTCAGAGCTCCGCACTATTTGGAAGTATTTGTTGACTTGTTACCATGTCTCCCCACTAGAGtgtaagtttcatgagggcagggaccttgtCTGACTTTGACTGTATCCCTAGCATATGGTTAAGTGTTGAATGGTTATTTATGGAATGAATCCCTATTATTccctcatctctgcaaaacagtcttttttttcaGCATCTTAAACCTGATATCCCACCTGCCTATctacaaacctttttttttttttttttttttttttgcgacagagtctcactctgtcacccaggctggagtgcactggcgccatgtcggctcactgcaacctcagcctcccaagtagctgggattacaggtgtgcactaccacatctggctaatttttgtatttttagtagagacagggtttcaccatgttggccaggcttttctcaaactcctgacctcagatgatccgcctgcctcggcctcccaaagtgctgggcgtgagctaccgcgcccagcctctacaAACTTTTTATTCCATTAACAAACTATATGCCTAGGATTTAAGTTTTCTTAATGCTTGATGGAGTCCTATGTAATTTTGCAGCTTTTAATTGTACTCATTAAGATCATTTTAGTTCTGATTATAGAAGTAAATTAACTTTAAAGGATTTCAAGTTATATGGCCTACTTCTGAAGCAAACTTCTTACAGTGAAAATTCATTATAAGGGTTTAGACCTCCTTATGGAGACCTTCAATCTGTAAACTCAAGGCTACGAGTGCCTCCTTTAAACTTGACTGTTTTCATCTCACAAGGATGTTAGTAGAAAGTAAACAGAAGAGTCATATCTATTTTCACAGCCCAATTATACAGAAATCCGACAGTACTGCAATCACTGGCGAAATTTTGCTGACATTGATGATTCCTGGAAAAGTATAAAGAGTATCTTGGACTGGACATCTTTTAACCAGGAGAGAATTGTTGATGTTGCTGGACCAGGGGGTTGGAATGACCCAGATATGGTAAAAATTTGAGCTCTCCTTGTTCAAGACCCTGAAGTAGGCTTGTTTCCTATTTTGACATTCAAGGTAAATAAAGGTAAAGTTCCTGGGAGGAGGCTTTATGTGACAGTACTTAGAGCAGGATGCTGTGGAAAGTGGTTTCTCCATATGGGTCATCTAGGTAACTTTAAGAATGCTTCCTCTTCTGttgtttgaattatttcattctttgtctCAGTTAGTGATTGGCAACTTTGGCCTCAGCTGGAATCAGCAAGTAACTCAGATGGCCCTCTGGGCTATCATGGCTGCTCCTTTATTCATGTCTAATGACCTCCGACACATCAGCCCTCAAGCCAAAGCTCTCCTTCAGGATAAGGATGTAATTGCCATCAATCAGGACCCCTTGGGCAAGCAGGGGTACCAGCTTAGACAGGTAAATAAGGGTATATATTTTAAGATGGCTTTATATACCCAGTACCAAGTTTGTCTTGGgcctaaatctatttttttcccttgctcTTGATGTTACTATCAGTAATAAAGCTTTTTGCTAGAActattatttccaaaataatgctatagtatcattttaatttttcctacaAGTGCTTGATAGTTCTGACATTAAGAATTAATGCCAAACTAACAGGGCCACTTATCACTAGTTGCTAAGCAATCACacttattttcttggtttttcaGGGAGACAACTTTGAAGTGTGGGAACGACCTCTCTCAGACTTAGCCTGGGCTGTAGCTATGATAAACCGGCAGGAGATCGGTGGACCTCGCTCTTATACCATTGCGGTTGCTTCCCTGGGTAAAGGAGTGGCCTGTAATCCTGCCTGCTTCATCACACAGCTCCTCCCTGTGAAAAGGAAGCTAGGGTTCTATGAATGGACTTCAAGGTTAAGAAGTCACATAAATCCCACAGGCACTGTTTTGCTTCGGCTAGAAAATACAATGCAGATGTCAATTAAAgacttactttaaaatgtttattttgttgccAACTACTACTTCCCGTCTACCTTTTTCTCTATTCACTTCAAAAGCTCCCTTTccaccaggctcagtggctcatgcctgtaatcccagtgctttgggaggctgaggcaggcggatcacctgaggtcaggatttcgagaccagcctggctaacacagtgaagccctactaaaaatataaaaattagccaggtatggtggcgtctgtagttccagctactcaggaggctgaggtaggagaatcacttgaacccgggaagtggaggctgcagtgagccaagatcatgccactgcattccagcctgggcaacagagtgagactccatctcaaaaaaaaaaagttctaattcCTTGAATAAAATTTTCCAAAGTTGAAACTTTGGTACTAAAACTATTAAACATGTATTTACTCATCCAGATACCCACCCCCCTTGTTGAGATTCTCTCCCAATTATCAAAATGTGTAATATTTAACTACAAAGAGCTATAAACATCACTAAGACTGAAATGTAATAAAAAGGATTTataggccaggtgccgtggcttacgcctgtaatcccaacactttgggaggctgagtcgggcagatcacgaggtcagacgatctagaccatcctggtcaacatggtgaaaccctgtctctactaaaaatacaaaaattagccagatgtggtggcaggaacctgtaatcccagctacttaggaggctgaggcaggacaatcacttgaacacaggaggcggaggttgcagtgagctaagattgcaccaattgcactccagcctaggcaacaagagcaaaactccgtctcaaaaaaataaaagatgtataaTTTGGAACTGTTAGGAGGCATTTTAATGAATGGTTATTTTGTCTCTTAAGACTCTTCCACCGAgtttagccagacatggtggctcacgcctgtaatcccaacatcttGGAACACTGAGATGGGAATTTCACTGAAGGTCAAGAGTTCCAGCCCAGCTGGGTAACAAAGAGAGACCCCCACCACAAAAACaaagtagtcaggtgtggtgacaggcaccactagtcccagctactcaggaggctgaggcaggaggaccacttgagcctgcaAGCTCAAAGCTGTAGCAAGCTATGATCCATACCATTGGCATTCCAGTCCACAtgagagggagaccttgtctcaaaaaaaaaaaaaattccactagAGAGTTTCATACGCCAGAAAACCTGTTCTTTGTAGTTATTTTGGCATAAATATGTCTACTTTAAAATGTGAGGGGGAATGTCAAAATGTTTAAGAGTGTAAGACCAAGTCCATAGACAGTATTATATATGTTACAGCGTAACTGTGTCCGGAGAACAATGCCAAAATTCTTTATTAAATTAACTGTTATACCAAAGATCTGAGACTTAACTCTTAGTAAAAACATCTGATATTCACTATGAATGTGTTACTGACTTCTCCCTATTAACCTGAAATGTGTCTACTTACATAACCAATAACCACTGCGTAATGGCAAACTGCATCTCATAAGGCCCCCAGTGATTGAAGTGCCAAATTAGAAAATTGCAACATACGATGTGAACTCAACCAGTCAGCTTCAATCCAAAACAAGTAGTACCAGGAAGAGGCATAAATTTCCCCACAGGCGGAACTGTGTTGATGGCTCTAGCTTATTCCCTCCCAAAAGATGAATGGCAAATAAATGAACTGAACATAAACTCAAGATTTTATTGTCTTCATAATAAAAGATGACACTTAGAACTGGATCACTTGGCCctgtaacagaacagaaaaaagttGAGTTTTGTATTTTGCCATGAACTACTGCCCCATCAAGAACATTATCTGTTCCTAAAATGTTCACTATGCTGTTAAGCTTCctcattcttcctttcctccttgtaGCAGAAAATCTCACATACCTTTAGCTATAGATCTAGTATTTTTAGAGTATTACCCCTGAGCTCTACGCCACAATGAATGTTCACCTTTTCAAATAATAAAGCTATGAAAAATATTGCACCTTCCACCCACAATTATATACCTTTCTCTTCTTATCTCCTCCCAGTTCAAAATGCTTGCATCTTTTAATAGCCAGCATTCTCTTAGATCTGCAGTTGGGCTCAACGCACTCAAGCCTTAGCACaatcttctttgtagttttagcctggaaaaaaattaaagccttAATAAGTAACTACAGAAGATCAGTTACTTCAAAAATGACTGCTTTAAATAGTACTCAGTGTACTCTTAAGCCATAGggagaaaataatctaaaaatcaGTGAATTTAAGAGAAAATGTGTAGAACTTGAGgactaaaaaaaataaaggctgggcacagtggctcatgcctgtaatcccagcactttgggaggccgaggcaggcagatcacaaggtcaggagttcgagaccagcctgaccaacatggtgaaacgctgtctctactaaaaatacgaaaagtcagccgagcgtggtggctcgcgtctataatcccagctactcgggaggctgaggtaggagactcacttgaacccgggaggcagcggaggttgcagtgagcagagatggagccactgcactccagcctgagacagagcgagactccatctcaaaaaaaaaaaaaaaatctatatatacataaaaagagaaaacgtGCTAATAGCAAAGATGGCATGTCATCCAGTTTGAATCCAAACCCCATTCAGATCAAACATCCTAAAGATTCCTATCAAATGGGCCACCCTGAACTTGTGGCCATTCAGCAGCTCTGCATAGTTCTTTAATCCCAAcagtttgtgaggctgaggcaggaggatcacttgagcccagagtttgagaccagcctgggcaacacagtgagaacctcgtctctataaaagatcaataaattcTAAGCCTACCTAGAATTTATGTGCATTCAACTGAATTATTTAACTCAAACTACACTCCCCACTAATACTCAACTTTTTtgattgttcctttttttttttttgagacggagtttcgctcttgttgcccaggctggagtgcaatggcgtgatctcagctccttctcctgggttcaagcaattctcctgtttcagcctccttgagtagctgggataacaggtgcccaccaccacgcccagctaattttgttatttttactagagacgggggtttcatcacgttggccaggctggtctcaatctcctgacctcaggtcatccacccgcctcggcctcccaaagtgctgggattacaggtgcttagtaagccaccacgcatggccttGATTGCTCTTTTTACCTAAACAGAATATTGTTTACAAGTTTCATATTTACCAAAAAATTGCAAACATGCTACAGAGTTCTCATAAACCTTACAACCAGTTTCtcatcttacattagtatgacTCATTAACAAACCAACACTGATGCCTTATTAACTCAAgtccatacttttaaaaatttccttgtattttcctaatgtcctttttctgttctaggaCCCCATCCAGGACACAACCTaacatttagtcatcatgtctctAGACTCCtttggctgtggcaatttctcagaCCTTTTTGATGATCTTGACAATTTCAGCactactggtcaggtattttgtaaaatGCCCCTCTTGGgatttgtttttctcatgattagatagAGTTATGGATTTTTTAGTGTCATTTTCATCACACCTTATCAAGGGTATATATCAACATGACTCATGGCtgttgatgttaaccttgattacctggctgaggtagtgcttgttaggtttctccactgtagttttattgcattttttctttgaggtacaaacaatccaattacactctaagttactttaaaatatgcaACTAAGTTATTGACTTTAGTCACCCTGTCGTACTATCAAATAGTTGGTCTAAttcattctaattttttgtacccactaaccatccctacctccccccactacccttcccagcttctggtaaccatccttctactctctatattCGAGTccacttgttttgatttttagatcccacaaatgagaacatgtgatgtttgtctttgtgtgcctatttcacttaacataatgatctccagttccacccatgttgttgtaaattactggatatcattctttttatggttgaatagtactccattgcatataggtccattttcttttttccttgtttttttttcttttttgagatggaggcttgctctgtcgcccaggctggagtgcagcagcgtgatctccgctcactgcagcctctgcctcccaggttccagcgattctcctgcctcagcctcccgggtagctgagattacaggcccgcaccacacgcccagctaatttttgtatttttactagagaaggggtttcactatcttggccaggttggtctcgaagtcctgacctcaggtgatccacccacttcgacctcccaaagtgctaggcacgagccactgcataTAGGtacgttttctttattcattcatccccTGATGGACACTaaggttgcttctaaatcttagctattataaacagtgctgcaacaaacatagaagtgcagatatctctttgatatgctgattttcttctgggtatatactcagcagtgggattgttggatcatatggtagctcaatttttaaataCTCAAATTTCTTAATAAGCTTGCCCCTTTAGCAAGAGTTCTGATACTGCTGCTAGTTTGCAGTTCTTAACAGGCCAAAACCTAGTTAGAACCTGTCTTCTAAACAAGTTATCCAAATGTGAAAAGGTATAAAAAAGCATTCTTTCTGCCACCCTGAGACCAAACTACTTACTGCATCCAAATGAGCACTAAAGTCATTCCTTAATACTTTCTGGAGCTAAACTGCACGAGAGGCAAAGTGCCAAAAGAAATGCTGTGTTGGAGAGAATGCTCCATTCCAATCATCGTGCTAATTACTTTAATGGTTAGCCAAATCACCTAAGGTTTGAGAATAAACAGAAACTCGCTCAGCCTGAGAATACAGAATTCAGGAGGCTAGCAGACAGGCCTAAATGGCTATTCTATAAGAGTTTTAAGACTTCACGAGAACAGGTAGCTGACTGCAGGTTTCTGTGATGAGAAACAACAGAACTTAGTGCAAGCAACAGTCGAGGATTCAGACATGACGACAGATAAGGAGCAAGGCCAATGAAAGGATTTACAAGTGTACTCACACCTCAGTTCTTAGGAAAGCAGGGCACATTCCTCGATTTTTTGCCTCTTCAGAAGGGAAAGGATACAAAATCGTAAACACTGAAATAGTGCAGTATTGTGGACTAATCAGACCTGAGTTGCATTCCCAGCTCCATCACCTACTAGATATATCACTGCAGTCAACTGTGAAAACTTCGCTAAACTAACGCTATACCTATATCATGAAGTGTGTGGACTAGAGACAAGTATACATCCTTACTGTAATTAAGTGGGAAACGTCAAACAGTAATTACCACTCACCTTTTTCCGGAAAATCGGCTTAGTTTGCCCACCATAGCCACTCTGCTTCCTGTCATAACGCCGCTTTCCTGGGAAAACGAATTGGTATTTGTTATAAAATACGGAAGATCAGCAAGTAATTCTTACAGGTTTTATCTTAATTTTGCAGCAGAAATATAAACGCTCAAGTCGGGCGTGGGGGGGAAGAGACCTGGACCCGTATGTTACTCTACAACACAAATGTCACATTAACACCAAATTATGCAGAATCCATCTTACCCTGGGCATACAGAGAATCCTTGCCCTTCTTGTACTGTGTCACTTTGTGGGGTTGGTGCTTGCCACACTTCTTACAGAAAGTCCGGCGGGTTTTAGGGACGTTAACCTAGTAAAGAAACCGTTCAGAATGTGCAGTGTTATTTGACGACAATGGCACAACGCCCTACCTCACCCAGCTAAAGCTAAGGCACTCCACGAGTACTCCTCACTACATGCTAACTCTGACTACAGGGTGGGTCAGCCCCATGTGCTTCAAGCAGAGCTTCCTCCCTCCGTCGAGCCCCAAAGAGGGAAAAGATCTTATTAACTCCACCCCCGGCTAACTCTACCTCTTTGAACCCATCACTTCAATTCCTGGCCCCGTAGCCCAGTCCCTTTAGGGTTGATCCCGGCAAAATTGGGTTGCTCCGCTATATCGAGTCCACACAGGAGCCTGGACCCATCCCGGCACAGCACCGGCGACGAAGGGGGGAAAGATTACGCTGGATGTTACTCGGCCCCACCAGCAGGTCCTACCATGCTTGCGAGAGCGATACCGGCacgggaagaaagaaagaagccgcGCCGCAAACGGAAGTATATAGGAGGTTCCCGATCGCACTTCCTCATGGGAGTCGGTAGGAGCAATCATAGAGTGTAAGGCTCGGCGCAGCGCCCTCCGGCTGCTGAGAGGACTCAGTTCCGAGCCGCGGGCGGGAGCTTAAGGAAGGACTCCGCCTAAAGGGTGGTCCACTCACCCCAACTTCCGCCCCGCAGCTTTGCAGCGTTTCGTCACTTTATCTCTTTTGGTGGACGCTGGTACATAGTGGCGTTCAGTGAAGGGAGCAGTGTTTTTCCCAGATCCTCTGGCCTCCCCGTCCCCGAGGGAAGCCAGGACTAGGGTCGAAAGGAGGGGTCCTCCACCTCCATGTTCCATTCCTGTTCCACCTCAAGGTCACTGGGAACACCTTTCGCAGCAAACTGCTGATTCAATGAAGGCCTGGAGGGAGCCAATTGCTCCAGTTCATCAATCACATGGCCAGTTGGTCCATTCAACAAATGGTCATTAGATGCccattatgtgtcaggcactgttcagGGGGAGGGATACAGTAATCTAATAGGCTTATAAATGTA
This genomic stretch from Chlorocebus sabaeus isolate Y175 chromosome X, mChlSab1.0.hap1, whole genome shotgun sequence harbors:
- the RPL36A gene encoding LOW QUALITY PROTEIN: large ribosomal subunit protein eL42 (The sequence of the model RefSeq protein was modified relative to this genomic sequence to represent the inferred CDS: deleted 1 base in 1 codon), which gives rise to MIAPTDSHEEVRSGTSYILPFAARLLSFFRAGIALASMVNVPKTRRTFCKKCGKHQPHKVTQYKKGKDSLYAQGKRRYDRKQSGYGGQTKPIFRKKAKTTKKIVLRLECVEPNCRSKRMLAIKRCKHFELGGDKKRKGQVIQF
- the GLA gene encoding alpha-galactosidase A, yielding MQLRNPEMHLGCALALLFLALVSWDIPGARALDNGLARTPTMGWLHWERFMCNLDCQEEPDSCISEKLFMEMAELMVSDGWKDAGYEYLCIDDCWMAPQRDLEGRLQADPQRFPHGIRQLANYVHSKGLKLGIYADVGNKTCAGFPGSFGYYDIDAQTFADWGVDLLKFDGCYCDSLEKLADGYKHMSLALNRTGRSIVYSCEWPLYMWPFQKPNYTEIRQYCNHWRNFADIDDSWKSIKSILDWTSFNQERIVDVAGPGGWNDPDMLVIGNFGLSWNQQVTQMALWAIMAAPLFMSNDLRHISPQAKALLQDKDVIAINQDPLGKQGYQLRQGDNFEVWERPLSDLAWAVAMINRQEIGGPRSYTIAVASLGKGVACNPACFITQLLPVKRKLGFYEWTSRLRSHINPTGTVLLRLENTMQMSIKDLL